A genomic segment from Polyangium mundeleinium encodes:
- a CDS encoding lysophospholipid acyltransferase family protein gives MTHARRRALGYAAGLVARAFLRSVRFSLVTHPDLDGTDGTPWVLSFWHGQQFALHRWRKRRRTAVLVSLSDDGEIQTGALGSLGLVVERGSSTRGGAMGLKGIVRRMRHGHDAAFAVDGPRGPRGVVRGDGDRVGAILAARLAGGLVVPLASACSSAWVLARTWDKFEIPRPFSRVAVALGAPLDPRGLDGTTLARAIDASRETALRALGADP, from the coding sequence GTGACGCACGCACGGCGACGAGCCCTCGGCTACGCAGCAGGGCTCGTCGCTCGCGCCTTCCTCCGCTCTGTCCGCTTCTCCCTCGTCACCCACCCCGATCTCGACGGAACCGACGGCACCCCCTGGGTGCTCTCCTTCTGGCACGGCCAGCAGTTCGCGCTGCATCGCTGGCGCAAGCGACGCCGCACCGCCGTGCTCGTCAGCCTCTCCGACGACGGCGAGATCCAGACCGGCGCGCTCGGATCGCTCGGGCTCGTCGTCGAGCGAGGTTCGTCCACCCGCGGCGGCGCCATGGGCCTCAAGGGCATCGTTCGCCGCATGCGACACGGTCATGACGCGGCCTTCGCCGTCGACGGCCCACGCGGCCCGCGTGGCGTCGTGCGCGGCGATGGCGATCGCGTCGGCGCGATCCTCGCGGCCCGCCTCGCCGGCGGCCTCGTCGTGCCGCTTGCCTCGGCTTGCTCCTCCGCGTGGGTCCTCGCGCGCACGTGGGACAAGTTCGAGATCCCCCGCCCCTTCTCGCGTGTCGCCGTCGCGCTCGGCGCGCCGCTCGATCCACGCGGCCTCGACGGAACCACCCTCGCGCGCGCGATCGACGCGTCTCGCGAGACCGCCCTGCGCGCGCTCGGCGCCGATCCGTGA